A single genomic interval of Drosophila virilis strain 15010-1051.87 chromosome 2, Dvir_AGI_RSII-ME, whole genome shotgun sequence harbors:
- the LOC6630347 gene encoding putative serine protease K12H4.7, which translates to MLKYILIVLPVFIPLAFAASLGDSQGSDDVEIPAFVQTLRELYRGPPPGQVSTTRANVETRWISQKLDNFNVSNEEVWDDRVLINEDYFVDGSPIFIYLGGEWKIEPSAITSGLWVDIAREHNGSLVYTEHRFFGESIPIKPLSTANLKYQNVEQALADVVNVINVLKKEDKYKDSKVVISGCSYSATMAVWLKLLYPDVIVGSWASSAPLEAKVDFKDYMKVVGKAYRELGGDYCYNIIDNATSQYEQLFASGNGTEAKKILNLCDDFDENDEQDQWQIFSTIANVFAGIAQYQKPENYDLAQYCSVLRSFDPDDAVAVSKFVQWRLNYPACVNTRYKGTVAYYKWSMDNYDGSGLAWFYQTCREFGWFQSSGSKSQPFGSSFPATLYTDTCHDVFGSGYSSARIERYIRATNKKYGGVNPAVENVYMTQGGLDPWSKVGAGLAQNATIIPQASHCSDSGSISATDSPGLRAAKERLAKLVREWLA; encoded by the exons ATGCTAAAGTACATCCTTATAGTTTTGCCAGTGTTCATACCTCTTGCATTTGCAGCAAGTCTCGGAGACTCCCAGGGCTCGGATGATGTAGAAATACCTGCATTTGTGCAAACACTCAGAGAGCTTTACCGTGGGCCACCACCAGGGCAGGTGAGCACCACGCGAGCAAATGTAGAGACCCGCTGGATCAGCCAGAAATTGGACAACTTTAACGTATCAAATGAGGAAGTGTGGGACGAT CGTGTGCTGATCAACGAGGATTACTTCGTAGATGGTTCTCCAATCTTCATATACTTAGGCGGAGAATGGAAGATTGAACCTAGCGCCATAACATCAGGTCTATGGGTGGACATTGCACGCGAGCACAATGGCTCCCTGGTCTACACTGAGCATCGCTTCTTCGGAGAAAGCATTCCAATTAA ACCCTTGTCAACTGCCAACCTTAAATATCAAAATGTGGAACAAGCTTTGGCCGATGTGGTTAATGTTATTAACGTTCTTAAAAAGGAGGACAAGTACAAGGACTCGAAAGTAGTTATATCTGGTTGTTCTTACTCTGCAACTATGGCGGTTTGGCTAAAGCTATTGTATCCCGACGTAATCGTGGGCAGTTGGGCGTCCAGTGCTCCATTAGAGGCCAAAGTAGACTTTAAAG ATTACATGAAAGTTGTTGGCAAAGCATACAGGGAACTGGGGGGAGACTATTGCTATAACATTATCGATAATGCCACGTCCCAATATGAGCAATTGTTTGCGAGCGGAAATGGCACTGAGGCCAAGAAAATTTTAAACCTTTGTGACGATTTCGATGAAAACGACGAGCAGGATCAGTGGCAAATATTCAGCACgattgcaaatgtttttgcCGGCATTGCCCAGTACcaaaa ACCCGAAAACTACGACTTGGCCCAATATTGCTCCGTTCTTCGTAGCTTTGATCCTGACGATGCTGTGGCAGTCTCTAAATTCGTACAATGGCGTCTCAACTATCCAGCATGTGTTAATACGCGGTATAAGGGAACTGTTGCCTATTACAAATGGTCAATGGACAACTACGATGGTT CTGGTCTTGCTTGGTTCTATCAAACATGCAGAGAATTTGGCTGGTTTCAATCCTCTGGGAGCAAAAGTCAACCATTCGGATCTTCGTTTCCGGCCACTCTGTACACCGACACCTGTCACGATGTTTTCGGCTCAGGTTACTCGTCAGCGCGAATCGAAAGGTATATCAGGGCCACAAACAAGAAGTATGGCGGTGTAAATCCGGCTGTCGAGAACGTTTACATGACTCAGGGTGGATTGGATCCATGGAGCAAAGTTGGCGCTGGCCTGGCACAAAACGCCACTATTATTCCCCAAGCCTCACACTGTTCCGATTCGGGTTCAATCAGTGCCACGGATAGTCCTGGACTTCGCGCCGCCAAGGAGCGATTGGCTAAACTAGTTCGCGAGTGGCTTGCTtaa